A single Acidobacteriota bacterium DNA region contains:
- a CDS encoding lyase, with product MRKQISALLAAVIAFGAFGTLGAAPAAAEDIEITEWVVPWENTRPRDPYVDGQGRVWFVGQRGNYLAYLDPATGDFRRYELDPGTGPHNLIVDDDGIVWYAGNRAMHIGRLDPETGDIEKIMMPTPEARDPHTLTFDHNGDIWFSVQGGSFVGKLGTRTRTVELIPIEGRGRRPYGIVVDANNRAWFCQFGTNKLATVDPETMELEEFDLPRAEARPRRLALTSEGHLWYVDYAGGNLGRFDPETGDVQEWAVPGGASARPYGMSVDDKDRLYFVESGTMPNRFVGFDPATEEFFASTAIASGGGTVRHMYYHAPAREIWFGTDTNNIGRARVP from the coding sequence ATGAGAAAGCAGATATCGGCGTTGCTGGCGGCCGTCATCGCGTTCGGGGCTTTCGGCACGCTCGGCGCCGCCCCGGCCGCGGCCGAGGACATCGAGATCACCGAGTGGGTGGTTCCCTGGGAGAACACCCGGCCCCGCGACCCCTACGTGGACGGCCAGGGGCGGGTCTGGTTCGTCGGACAGCGGGGCAACTACCTCGCCTACCTCGATCCGGCGACGGGCGACTTCCGGCGCTACGAGCTCGACCCGGGCACGGGGCCGCACAACCTGATCGTCGACGACGACGGAATCGTGTGGTACGCGGGCAACCGGGCGATGCACATCGGCCGGCTCGACCCCGAGACCGGGGACATCGAGAAGATCATGATGCCGACGCCCGAGGCGCGTGATCCGCATACGCTCACCTTCGACCACAACGGCGACATCTGGTTCTCGGTGCAGGGCGGCAGCTTCGTCGGCAAGCTCGGCACGCGGACCCGCACCGTGGAGCTCATCCCGATCGAGGGCCGCGGCCGCCGTCCCTACGGCATCGTCGTCGACGCGAACAACCGCGCCTGGTTCTGCCAGTTCGGCACGAACAAGCTCGCCACCGTCGATCCGGAGACGATGGAGCTCGAGGAGTTCGACCTGCCGCGCGCCGAGGCAAGACCCCGCCGCCTGGCCCTGACCTCGGAGGGGCATCTCTGGTACGTCGACTACGCGGGCGGCAACCTCGGGCGCTTCGATCCGGAAACCGGTGATGTGCAGGAATGGGCCGTCCCGGGCGGCGCCTCGGCGCGCCCGTACGGCATGTCGGTGGACGACAAGGACCGGCTCTACTTCGTGGAATCGGGGACCATGCCGAACCGGTTCGTCGGCTTCGACCCGGCGACCGAGGAGTTCTTCGCATCTACCGCGATCGCGAGCGGCGGCGGGACCGTGCGCCACATGTACTACCACGCGCCGGCGCGCGAGATCTGGTTCGGCACCGACACGAACAACATCGGCCGCGCGCGCGTGCCGTAG
- a CDS encoding class I SAM-dependent methyltransferase has translation MAQYDAIAEAYRDSKQLPFRKAIERYTLFEALGDVRGLTLLDLACGAGFYTRLLKRAGAASVTGIDVSAEMVRLAEREEARDPLGCSFLCRDVADFEPQPGAADLVVAMYLLHYAGTPAKLLRFLRVCHDALRPGGRIVGFNDNVLRPPRGTVSWRQYGLEKTGPPSAPKEGDPIHYRFTNPDGGQFEFHNFFLKPETYDDAFRKTGFRDFRWLGVSLEPDERNNPFWDDFLANPPVIAYAATK, from the coding sequence GTGGCCCAGTACGACGCGATCGCCGAGGCGTACCGGGACTCGAAGCAGCTCCCCTTCCGGAAGGCCATCGAGCGCTACACGCTGTTCGAGGCCTTGGGAGACGTTCGCGGGCTGACGCTGCTGGATCTCGCCTGCGGCGCGGGCTTCTACACGCGCCTGCTCAAGAGGGCCGGTGCAGCCAGCGTGACGGGAATCGATGTCTCGGCGGAGATGGTCCGCCTGGCCGAGCGGGAGGAAGCGCGCGACCCGCTCGGCTGCTCGTTTCTCTGCCGGGACGTCGCCGACTTCGAGCCGCAACCGGGCGCGGCGGACCTGGTCGTGGCCATGTACCTGCTGCACTACGCCGGGACCCCGGCGAAGCTGCTCCGCTTCCTGCGCGTCTGCCACGACGCGCTGCGGCCCGGCGGCCGGATCGTCGGCTTCAACGACAACGTCCTGCGCCCGCCGCGGGGAACTGTCTCGTGGCGTCAGTACGGCCTCGAAAAGACGGGCCCGCCGTCGGCGCCGAAAGAAGGCGACCCGATTCACTACCGGTTCACCAACCCGGACGGCGGGCAGTTCGAGTTCCACAACTTCTTCCTGAAGCCCGAGACCTACGACGATGCCTTCCGGAAGACCGGGTTCCGCGACTTCCGCTGGCTCGGGGTCTCCCTGGAACCCGACGAGCGGAACAACCCCTTCTGGGACGACTTCCTCGCCAACCCGCCGGTGATCGCCTACGCGGCGACGAAGTAG
- a CDS encoding divalent metal cation transporter, with protein MRRFRAGPGFLVAAAFIGPGTIVTASRAGAGYGTALLWAVLFSVVTTAILQDMAARVGLAGRRGLAEAIRDSLGNPVVRTGALGLIALSILIGNAAFQTGNLLGASLGLSLLTGLPQGLLVALVGGVAGALLMTGTYKTIQNALVALVGLMSVVFFLVAVLSAPSPSDLLSGLLVPRVPEGALLTVLALIGTTVIPYNLFLHASAVLERWPDADRNEQNIRECRQDTLFSVALGGLITAAVVIAASPLLGQGADAADAATVAARLEPLLGSAAPVFFGIGLFSAGVTSAITAPLAAAYAAGGALGWGSDLRSPRFRLLWGFVLLTGMFCGIFLGASPYQIILLAQAGNAILLPLTPILLLVVANRSGIMGKYRNSRPANLLGAVVVLVIFGLASVQMARILGLAG; from the coding sequence ATGCGTCGCTTCCGCGCCGGACCGGGTTTCCTGGTTGCCGCCGCCTTCATCGGACCCGGCACCATCGTGACCGCGAGCCGGGCCGGCGCCGGGTACGGGACCGCTCTGCTCTGGGCGGTTCTCTTCTCGGTCGTGACCACCGCCATCCTGCAGGACATGGCGGCGCGCGTGGGCCTGGCCGGGCGGCGCGGGCTCGCCGAGGCCATACGCGACAGCCTGGGCAACCCGGTGGTCCGGACCGGCGCGCTCGGCCTCATCGCGCTGAGCATCCTGATCGGCAACGCCGCCTTTCAGACCGGCAACCTGCTCGGCGCGTCGCTCGGCCTCAGCCTGCTCACCGGACTGCCGCAGGGGCTTCTGGTGGCGCTGGTCGGCGGGGTGGCCGGCGCCCTGTTGATGACCGGCACCTACAAGACCATCCAGAACGCGCTGGTCGCGCTGGTGGGACTGATGAGCGTGGTCTTCTTCCTGGTGGCCGTACTCAGCGCCCCGAGTCCGAGCGACCTGCTCTCGGGGCTGCTGGTTCCACGGGTGCCGGAGGGAGCGCTGCTCACCGTGCTGGCGCTCATCGGCACCACCGTCATCCCCTACAACCTCTTCCTCCATGCTAGTGCCGTCCTCGAGCGCTGGCCGGACGCGGACAGGAACGAGCAGAACATCCGCGAGTGCCGGCAGGACACCCTGTTCTCGGTCGCGCTCGGCGGCCTGATCACGGCGGCGGTGGTAATCGCCGCCTCTCCCCTGCTCGGGCAGGGCGCGGACGCCGCCGACGCCGCAACGGTGGCGGCGCGCCTCGAGCCGCTGCTCGGCAGCGCGGCCCCGGTGTTCTTCGGCATCGGACTCTTCTCCGCCGGCGTGACCTCGGCGATCACCGCGCCGCTGGCCGCCGCCTATGCCGCCGGGGGCGCGCTCGGCTGGGGCTCGGACCTCAGGAGCCCGCGCTTCCGCCTGCTCTGGGGCTTCGTGCTGCTGACCGGCATGTTCTGCGGGATCTTCCTGGGAGCCTCGCCGTACCAGATCATCCTGCTCGCCCAGGCCGGCAACGCGATCCTGCTGCCGCTGACCCCGATCCTGCTGCTCGTCGTGGCGAACCGCAGCGGGATAATGGGCAAGTACCGCAACTCGCGGCCCGCCAACCTGCTCGGCGCGGTGGTGGTGCTCGTCATCTTCGGACTCGCGTCGGTGCAGATGGCCCGGATCCTCGGTCTGGCGGGTTAG
- the asd gene encoding aspartate-semialdehyde dehydrogenase: protein MKTVGFVGWRGMVGSVLLDRMQSEGDFGGCDPLFFSTSQAGRRGPEIGGAEPLGDAHDVRALAQADIVVTCQGGDYTKAVHGALRRRGWDGYWIDAASALRMNDSSVVILDPVNRRVIDEALDAGTKDFIGGNCTVSLMLMGLQGLFDRGWVEWMTCMTYQSASGAGARHMIELVRQMGDLAGCRSPDQTALELDRLVTGRMSNGDLPTEHFGVPLAGSLIPWIGGPMDNGQSREEWKAANEANKILGSRRFIPIDGQCVRIGAMRCHSQALTVKLTADVPITDIEAAIGGANDWVEVVPNDREATYERLTPAAVSGRLHVPVGRIRKTTFGDDYLTCFTVGDQLLWGAAEPLRRMLRILLGRL from the coding sequence ATGAAGACCGTAGGCTTCGTCGGCTGGCGCGGCATGGTCGGCTCGGTCCTGCTGGACCGCATGCAGTCCGAGGGCGACTTCGGCGGCTGCGACCCGCTGTTCTTCTCCACCTCCCAGGCAGGTCGGCGCGGTCCCGAGATCGGGGGCGCCGAGCCGCTGGGCGACGCCCACGACGTGCGGGCCCTCGCGCAGGCCGACATCGTCGTGACGTGCCAGGGCGGCGACTACACGAAGGCGGTCCACGGCGCGCTGCGCCGGCGCGGCTGGGACGGTTACTGGATCGACGCGGCGTCTGCGCTGCGCATGAACGACTCGAGCGTGGTCATCCTCGACCCGGTGAACCGCCGGGTCATCGACGAGGCGCTCGACGCCGGCACGAAGGACTTCATCGGCGGCAACTGCACGGTCAGCCTGATGTTGATGGGCCTGCAGGGGCTGTTCGACCGCGGCTGGGTCGAGTGGATGACGTGCATGACCTACCAGTCGGCGTCGGGCGCCGGCGCCCGGCACATGATCGAGCTCGTCCGCCAGATGGGCGACCTGGCGGGCTGTCGGTCGCCCGACCAGACCGCGCTGGAGCTCGACCGCCTCGTCACCGGGCGCATGTCGAACGGCGACCTGCCCACCGAGCACTTCGGCGTGCCCCTGGCCGGCAGTCTGATCCCCTGGATCGGCGGTCCCATGGACAACGGCCAGTCGCGCGAGGAGTGGAAGGCGGCGAACGAGGCCAACAAGATTCTGGGCAGCCGCCGTTTCATCCCCATCGACGGGCAATGCGTGCGCATCGGCGCCATGCGCTGCCACAGCCAGGCTCTGACCGTCAAGCTGACCGCCGACGTCCCGATCACGGACATCGAGGCCGCCATCGGCGGCGCCAACGACTGGGTCGAGGTGGTCCCGAACGACCGTGAGGCGACGTACGAGCGGCTCACGCCGGCCGCCGTCTCCGGCCGCCTCCACGTCCCGGTGGGCCGCATCCGCAAGACGACGTTCGGCGACGACTACCTGACCTGCTTCACCGTCGGCGATCAGCTCCTCTGGGGCGCCGCGGAGCCGCTCCGGCGGATGCTGCGGATCCTGCTGGGCAGGCTCTGA
- a CDS encoding HEPN domain-containing protein — MRTRRDARGFRCRRCGRVAGGRLADEEGRHRSRFGNRTGARRAPLANRARPADFRTLARAGTAAGDGYSAGGAAALTDEGRRESAGAELDLADEELRAAEALLADGLPRIAVGRMYFAVFHAVRAQLYAEGFEPRTHRGAQHLFNLHFVRTGRFEPATSGLIARLQKFREEADYAPAFVVDDEGAREDLQAARDFVSRVRAVVSS; from the coding sequence CTGCGCACGAGGCGAGATGCGCGAGGATTCCGATGTCGACGTTGCGGTCGTGTTGCAGGTGGTCGACTGGCGGACGAAGAAGGACGTCATCGATCTCGCTTCGGAAATCGGACTGGAGCACGACGTGCTCCTCTCGCCAACCGTGCTCGACCGGCGGACTTTCGAACGCTGGCGCGCGCAGGAACGGCTGCTGGTGATGGATATTCAGCGGGAGGGGCTGCCGCTTTGACCGATGAAGGCCGGCGCGAGAGCGCCGGGGCCGAGCTCGATCTCGCCGATGAGGAATTGCGCGCCGCGGAAGCGCTGCTTGCCGACGGACTGCCGCGCATCGCGGTCGGGCGCATGTACTTCGCGGTCTTCCATGCAGTGCGCGCGCAGCTGTACGCCGAGGGTTTCGAGCCTCGCACGCACCGGGGAGCACAGCATCTCTTCAACCTGCACTTCGTCCGGACGGGCCGATTCGAGCCGGCGACCTCCGGTCTCATCGCCAGGCTGCAGAAGTTCCGCGAGGAGGCCGACTACGCCCCGGCGTTCGTGGTCGATGACGAGGGCGCCCGCGAGGACCTGCAGGCAGCCCGCGATTTCGTGTCGCGGGTCCGTGCCGTCGTGTCCTCATGA